From a single Stomoxys calcitrans chromosome 4, idStoCalc2.1, whole genome shotgun sequence genomic region:
- the LOC106096048 gene encoding uncharacterized protein LOC106096048 yields the protein MIASTVKYLMVVAAVFALSAKAKPIELKREEITAASVTGRTLFDQYTLGQDVDGARIIYTSQYQQSFDSVQSEITLEYVFPGPDASNDSLITKITLYVEASDDATTQAYVIDGGIGQTSITLQIVAHNSDYLRYMVIVYGK from the exons ATGATTGCGTCTACAGTTAAATATTTGATGGTTGTGGCAGCAGTTTTTGCCCTATCCGCCAAGGCTAAACCAATAGAATTGAAGAGGGAAGAAATAACAGCGGCCTCTGTAACCGGACGAACTCTTTTCGATCAATACACCTTGGGACAGGATGTTGATG GTGCCAGAATCATTTATACTTCCCAATACCAACAATCATTTGACAGTGTCCAATCAGAAATTACCTTGGAGTATGTATTTCCCGGCCCAGATGCCAGCAATGATTCGCTGATCACCAAAATTACTTTGTATGTGGAGGCCTCTGATGATGCCACAACACAAGCCTATGTTATCGATGGCGGTATAGGACAGACGAGTATCACTCTGCAAATTGTAGCCCATAATTCAGATTATTTGCGTTACATGGTGATTGTTTATGGCAAATAA
- the LOC106096053 gene encoding autophagy-related protein 9A has product MANSNVNYKTLNEEHKIMTEGHDYEAANEAEDTPRSSGVLLHTVPEINRARWNHIEDLDSFFTRMYQYHQKHGFVIIVLEEFFQLIEFAFVIWLVTFSVHCINHDILFGNERPADNRTKITIDDVIIPMDKCVDNFTGITYVILFVATLYLLIRTIKVLYHITQYWDIKKFYNTALHIDDANLDNITWHEIKKKVREVQAEQHMCIDKDHLTDLDIYHRILRFKNYLVALMNKNLLPVRFTLPVVGEVVTLSRGLLFNIDLILFRSPGSPFQNNWQLHDDYSVRGNQRELANRLSKLILWVAIANFIFAPVIFVWQLVYFSFTYANVLKKEPGALGMRTWSNYGRLYLRHFNELDHELDARLNRAYDYADRYLNSFSSPLLAVIARNILFITGGMLLLILAMGIYDEYVFQVEHVLTIITLLSAVGLICRNLIPNENLIWCPEQLMTAILAHVHYLPATWKNQAHTSVVRNEFGNFFQFKASYFINEILSPIVTPFQLLFVFRPKALEIVKFFRSFTVSVRGVGNVCSFAQMDVRKHGNPEWQIGESSLHADIPSGEKLETAGNNGKTELSLLRFTLTNPEWQMPVEAMQFVNGVRQNALTDLSKLKKKEFTLNPLTESLISFGTIGNEYSSIAKSLLHHHNVPNEEGRGTCQNQNHCQCYFEQMLQQGLGEHSRVHDNMGMSHVMRRDENAKILGASKMEGSMQGPSQSLICSLYGPQSNCYDKPNDLTVADMCLSVLYLHEVHHRITQESPLIPPHTGEFHQHAEVTVTRPGTSTDTIVTTTSASAAAAETTPLLGLRS; this is encoded by the coding sequence ATGGCCAATTCGAATGTGAATTATAAAACGTTAAATGAAGAGCATAAAATTATGACTGAAGGTCATGACTACGAAGCAGCGAACGAGGCAGAGGATACACCAAGAAGCAGTGGCGTTCTTTTGCACACAGTGCCCGAAATCAATCGCGCACGATGGAATCACATCGAAGATTTGGATTCCTTTTTCACACGGATGTACCAATATCATCAGAAACATGGTTTTGTAATTATAGTGCTTGAGGAATTTTTCCAGCTTATTGAATTTGCCTTTGTCATCTGGCTGGTGACATTCTCGGTGCACTGCATCAATCATGATATACTCTTTGGCAACGAAAGACCTGCAGATAATCGCACCAAAATCACTATAGACGATGTCATCATACCCATGGACAAGTGTGTGGACAATTTCACGGGCATTACCTATGTGATACTCTTTGTGGCCACCTTGTATTTGTTAATACGCACTATCAAGGTCTTGTACCATATTACGCAGTATTGGGACATAAAGAAGTTCTACAATACTGCGCTACACATTGATGACGCAAATTTGGACAATATAACCTGGCATGAGATTAAGAAAAAGGTACGCGAGGTACAGGCCGAACAGCATATGTGCATTGACAAGGATCACCTGACCGATCTGGATATATATCATCGCATTTTGAGATTTAAGAATTATTTGGTGGCACTGATGAACAAAAACCTGCTGCCTGTAAGATTTACTTTGCCTGTGGTGGGCGAGGTGGTCACACTGAGTCGCGGCTTGTTGTTCAACATTGATCTTATATTGTTTCGCAGTCCGGGGTCGCCCTTTCAAAACAATTGGCAGCTGCATGATGACTATTCGGTGCGGGGAAATCAGCGAGAGCTGGCCAATCGCCTCTCGAAACTTATACTGTGGGTAGCTATTGCAAATTTCATATTTGCTCCTGTGATATTTGTCTGGCAATTGGTGTACTTCTCCTTTACCTATGCGAATGTTCTAAAGAAGGAGCCAGGGGCCTTGGGCATGAGGACTTGGTCCAACTATGGCCGTTTGTACTTGAGGCATTTCAATGAGCTGGACCATGAGTTGGATGCCCGCTTGAATAGAGCCTATGATTATGCGGATCGCTATTTGAATTCCTTCTCTTCGCCTCTATTGGCAGTGATAGCACGCAATATTCTCTTTATAACGGGAGGCATGCTGCTCTTGATTCTAGCCATGGGCATATACGATGAATATGTCTTTCAGGTGGAACATGTTTTGACCATAATAACACTGCTGTCGGCGGTGGGACTCATCTGTCGCAATTTAATACCCAATGAGAATTTGATATGGTGTCCGGAACAATTGATGACCGCCATTTTGGCCCATGTCCATTATCTGCCTGCAACTTGGAAAAATCAGGCACACACCTCGGTTGTGCGTAATGAGTTTGGTAACTTCTTCCAGTTTAAGGCCAGCTACTTTATCAATGAAATCCTAAGTCCCATAGTAACACCCTTTCAGCTGCTGTTTGTCTTCCGGCCAAAGGCATTGGAAATTGTGAAATTCTTTAGAAGTTTCACTGTCTCTGTGAGGGGTGTGGGCAATGTATGTTCTTTCGCCCAAATGGATGTGCGCAAGCATGGAAATCCCGAGTGGCAGATAGGCGAATCATCGCTACATGCTGATATACCCAGTGGTGAGAAATTGGAGACTGCTGGCAATAATGGCAAGACCGAATTGTCTTTGCTGCGCTTCACCCTAACCAATCCCGAGTGGCAAATGCCTGTGGAGGCCATGCAATTTGTCAATGGAGTGCGCCAGAATGCTCTAACCGATTTGagtaaattgaagaagaaggaATTCACCCTAAATCCCTTGACAGAAAGTCTAATATCGTTTGGCACCATAGGCAATGAGTACTCCTCGATAGCCAAGTCACTGCTACACCATCACAATGTGCCAAACGAAGAGGGTAGAGGCACTTGCCAAAATCAAAATCACTGCCAGTGCTATTTCGAGCAAATGCTGCAACAGGGTTTGGGAGAACATTCGCGAGTCCACGATAATATGGGCATGTCACATGTCATGCGCAGGGATGAGAATGCCAAGATACTGGGGGCATCCAAGATGGAGGGTAGCATGCAGGGACCCTCCCAGTCGCTCATCTGCAGTTTGTATGGACCACAATCGAATTGCTATGATAAACCCAATGATTTGACGGTTGCCGATATGTGTCTCAGTGTGTTGTATCTGCACGAAGTGCATCACAGAATCACCCAAGAGAGCCCGCTTATACCGCCACACACTGGGGAGTTCCATCAACATGCTGAGGTCACTGTAACACGGCCGGGCACCTCCACGGACACCATCGTCACTACCACTTCGGCATCAGCAGCAGCCGCCGAGACAACACCATTGCTGGGTCTACGTTCATAG
- the LOC106096044 gene encoding uncharacterized protein LOC106096044 produces the protein MSRLAALLVVAVLATLIKQPEAQSCLPGPQVFGHSFFGQEVSGAYIPQAYNYMFKDRGNNRRQEINLNYNYTAPEPITEILIFTENQADGSSSASILNGGIGQTWVSMRVTGRNTYFLRYMVVIFCKGSKTPEQVHGIE, from the exons ATGTCCCGCCTAGCAGCTTTACTGGTAGTTGCTGTACTTGCCACTTTGATAAAGCAACCAGAAGCACAAAGTTGTTTACCCGGGCCACAAGTATTCGGACATAGTTTTTTTGGACAGGAAGTTTCTG GTGCCTATATACCCCAAGCCTATAACTACATGTTCAAGGATAGAGGAAACAATCGCCGTCAAGAAATAAATCTCAATTATAATTATACTGCCCCAGAACCCATTACTGAAATCCTTATATTTACGGAGAATCAAGCAGATGGGTCGAGTAGCGCTAGCATACTCAATGGAGGTATAGGGCAAACATGGGTGTCTATGAGAGTAACTGGACGAAATACTTATTTCTTACGTTATATGGTTGTTATATTTTGTAAAGGCAGCAAAACCCCAGAGCAAGTACATGGTattgaataa